The Alnus glutinosa chromosome 8, dhAlnGlut1.1, whole genome shotgun sequence DNA segment TGGCAAATgatggaaaaatattttaaatagagTTCATCAAATCATCAcagtgaaaaaagaaataagagcagAATTTAATTGAACATTTACATCCAGAAGTGATATAGTTTATCTAGTACATTGCATTGCAAATAAATCAAACAGAGTTTACCTCCATCATTACATGTAGTGAAGACAGAATAAAACCATACCACCAACTGccagaatttcaaaaaaatcagaCGCAATGCAACAATCAATTAGAGAGAGATTATTTTAACTCCATCAAAACATGAAGTGAAGACAAATAGGCCAAGCCTCATAAAACAGTTCCATCAATGTTCAATTTCTTGACAACCGAAAAGGCAGAACAAATTAACCCCAATATTCCCTTTTTCCTTCTATTCATTTCCCCTAAAATTCCCAGCAAACAGACAGAgcaaaaactgaaaattaacaACGACCCAACTTCAAATTACACAAGATGATCAACATAATTTAATCCTATTATACCTTCATCAATTCCCTAATGAAATTCTCTGGCCCATTAATATTGCACTTTTTCATGattcaataaaaagaaaaagaaaaagaaataataataagaactTGTAAAAGAACACATGTAATCCAAACAACAAGACATAAAACCGAATATTTCCATTCCTCTTCCACAATTCTCTGGCAACCAAACAGACACTAAAGAAACCAACAAATATCAACCACAGAACCCATACAACTAAACagagcaaaaacaaaaattaacagcTAGTGGGGTCCAACCAGCGCAAAACGCACAATATCTTCATCACTCCCCCAATAGAGAACTCTTTGGCACACTGTTCCAAACAACAGAATCACTTATAATATAAACATCCAAATCTAGAATCCCAAGAGTAAAACACACAACGCGCAATGTCATCCTCTGTGCGCCTCGGATTTCTCAGAACCCAAACAGAAACCAGAGAAACGAAGACGAAAAATTCAAACCTTGCTCGTTGCGGGCGGTGAAGACGATGGTGCCGGTGTCGTCCCCGACGACGCACTCGGCGATCCGGGTCTGGCGAAGATGGTGGGAGACGGATCGGCCCTTGGCCAAGACGGTGTTGGAGCTAATGACATTGACAGTGAGCGTGTGGCCGGTTGTGCTGGGCTTCAACTGCTCCACCTTCTTGAACTCGGGCTTCCTCAGCGCCGGCTTCGCATCGCTCTGCTCCAACGGTGGCTGCGACGGTTCCGGGATCGTGCTGGCCATGCGCTCGATGATCTcgcaaaccctaaccctaattcaCAGGAAATGAGCAAATTGAAAAGGAGAATTTTGTGTGTGGGCGCGTGCGTTTGCTTTGGCTCCTCTCTTTTTCCCATGGGGTTTAAACTTTATTATACTACTTAATTAAGCTCCTAGCTGACGCTTCTTGCGCGCAATGCACGCATTTACTGGAGTGGAGTATATATTCCATTATTCCTGCTGCGCCTACTCACTGGCCTCTATCTTACCTCTTCGATTCCCATTCTATTCTTTTGGTATTCATACAAAAATACGTTCGATcgatggttttgttttgttattattaaaagttttaattaaacaattattaAGAGCTAACGACcgaattttttttcattatatatatatataggttactTTTTCCACAACGTTGTTGTCTACAAACTACTTTTGTTGTCGGTTATGTGTTATTGTATAAAGATCTGAAAAGCAAAGCTATAGCACGTGTGATATGCTGGAGACTTTATATCTGGTTTTTAGTGTACGGACAAGGATCTTCTCtcttttggattatttattttataatcaagatttaaagttagtATATTTAactgtatatatattttcatattatttaaattttttaaaaaacgtgATAACATTCACTTCATACACATCGTTGGATATACCaatttaaaatcttaattataagatgaatattctttatttcatttGGAATGGAAAAGATCTTACTTCTTTTAAAGTACGCTGTTAAAGGCTAAAAAGCTACTCACATGCCATGTGgagtgttaaatttttttatttttttttttagattgtgaTATCAAAATGGGTTTGTGTCTTAGATAAGTTGTTGGTTGTCCCACGTGGAAAGCCTAGAAAACTTTTCGGGAAGAGTATTTAAAGTGATAGATTCTATTGAATAAAGAGAAATGGTATTTTGCATTCTTCATGCATACTCAACTGACATGTCAtgtaattcaaaaaaaaaaaaaaactgacatgtCATGttcaatttatcattgaattatttttcttcttatttttaattaagattgatctaaaAGGTAAATTGAACATGTCATTTAGGTTGAGTATGCTAGGAGAatgcaaaataacatttctcctaaaaaaaatattcaagagAATTTGAACATGTGACTAGTATATGAATTCAAGACATGAGGATCAAATTcacaactttttctttgaaACAAGTGCTTATTGAAAGGATTGTTTcaaatgtgatttttttctttctttctaattaaATGGGAAAAAAATGATTACAAGAGATCTTTCTCACTCTTGATTCAGATGGAAAAGATAATGGGAGATCAAGTAAAAAtgctttcaaatttcaattctGATTAATCGCTAGTTCTATCGTTATATgaaatttgtgaattttttctatatatatatatatatatatatatatatatatatatattcatgtccAAATTGACAAGATATACTTTCGTATGCTCCTATTTTATTCAAATGAAATTTTAATACAGAACAAATCTTAGTTACgaccttttattttatatatatttgaacttTGTTttgatcaatattattataagtctgccccaaaaataaaattctaactCTGCCACCAAATCAAGCCCTAATAATCTCTAATAATAGCGCCCAACATCTATTTATGAGTAATTCtccatgtcatataaatgttcATCAAGggtccatcaaataatgagatgacttttaaaatcacaattggacGTGTGATTGTAATGTAAGTCATACCCTAATCTTTGGATTCCTTTTGGTTTCATGCTTCTTTGTTGTTTCCTCTTGAACCAATATGGGCATGTGCATCCTAATATGGAATGGGCTTTAGAGTTGTTTGGATGAACTGTCTTCTTATTAGAGAAGTGGCAtcagtttcttttaatttcattcatttatctaaatctatggaaaacttatgaaaaaaaaaactcttaaatcAGATTTCATTATTGTTCCCTAAATTAAGGAAACACTAAGGATTATAGAACAACAACGGAACTAAAAGTTGTACCCTAGATCTAGGGAAGTAAAAGTAGtttccttaacattattttaatataaaaaactttttctttcctctctcattcttctaacatttatttgaaacaatatttaaatgatttatatttcgtctctctttcttctagcatttaatttaaaggatatttaaataatataggaAAAAGATAAAGGAAGTTATTATGGAGTGCATTTaaatatggaagaaaa contains these protein-coding regions:
- the LOC133875816 gene encoding uncharacterized protein At4g28440-like — translated: MASTIPEPSQPPLEQSDAKPALRKPEFKKVEQLKPSTTGHTLTVNVISSNTVLAKGRSVSHHLRQTRIAECVVGDDTGTIVFTARNEQVDLMQPGATVILRNAKIDMFKGSMRLAVDKWGRVEVTEPAEFVVKEDNNLSLVEYELVSVDE